The DNA segment GCTACCGTCCGCAGTTCTACTTCCGGACCACTGACGTGACCGGTAACTGCGAACTGCCGGAAGGTGTCGAGATGGTAATGCCGGGCGACAACGTCAAGATGGTTGTTACCCTGATCGCTCCGATCGCCATGGAAGATGGCCTGCGCTTCGCGATCCGCGAAGGCGGTCGTACCGTTGGCGCCGGCGTGGTTGCCAAGATCTTCGAGTAATCGAATATCTTGCTAAAAAGGAGGGGCCCTTCGGGGCCCTTTTCTTTTGGTTGGTCAAAAGTTGACACCCCCATGGCGCGTCCGTACAATCACGCCTCCTTTTAACGGGCGTAGTCCGTCCGTTAGGGAAAGCAGAGATAGAGTCTGAGGTCAAAATGCAAAACCAACAAATCCGTATTCGGTTGAAGGCTTTTGACCATCGCCTGATCGATCAATCCACCCAGGAAATCGTGGAAACCGCGAAACGTACTGGTGCTCAGGTGCGTGGTCCTATTCCTCTGCCTACTCGCAAAGAGCGGTACACCGTTCTGATCTCCCCGCACGTCAACAAAGACGCGCGTGATCAGTACGAAATTCGTACCCACAAGCGTGTTCTGGACATCGTCCAGCCGACGGATAAAACCGTCGATGCGCTGATGAAGCTCGACCTTGCGGCAGGCGTGGAAGTGCAGATCAGCCTCGGCTAATAACCTTCGGGTTTTAGTCGTGTAACGCTCTGAAATGGGCGGCCATAGCGGGTGAAAGCCCCGTACACTCATGAGGTTTACAACATGACTATTGGTGTAGTCGGTCGTAAGTGCGGCATGACCCGCATTTTCACCGAAGAAGGCGTCTCCATTCCGGTTACGGTCATCGAGATCGAGCCGAATCGTGTGACCCAGTTCAAAAACGAAGAGAGCGATGGCTATCGCGCTGTGCAGGTAACTGTCGGTGAGCGTCGTGCCTCTCGTGTGACCAAGGCGCAAGCCGGTCATTTCGCCAAGGCGAGCGTGGCTGCTGGTCGCGGTGTCTGGGAATTCCGTCTTGAAGAAGGCGAGTACCAGGCTGGTGATCAGATCACTGCCGAGCTGTTCCAGGCGGGTCAACTGGTAGATGTTACCGGTCAGTCCAAGGGTAAAGGCTATGCCGGTACCATCAAGCGCTGGAACTTCCGTGGTCAGGACAACACCCACGGTAACTCCGTTTCCCACCGCGCCCCGGGTTCTATTGGCCAGTGCCAGACTCCTGGTCGTGTCTTCAAGGGCAAGAAGATGTCCGGTCACCTCGGTGCCGAGCGTGTGACTGTTCAGTCCCTGGAAGTTGTGCGTGTCGATGCAGAACGCAATCTGCTGCTGGTCAAGGGTGCCGTTCCTGGCGCTACCGGCGGTGATGTGGTTGTGCGTCCGGCAGCCAAGGCTCGCGGTTAAGAGGGGAAGCTGAGATGCAACTGAATGTAAATGGCGCTCAGGCTATCGAAGTCAGCGAGCGCACCTTTGGCGGTGAGTTCAACGAGACCCTGGTTCATCAGGCTGTCGTAGCCTACATGGCTGGTGGCCGTCAGGGCACTCGCGCGCAAAAGACCCGCTCCGAAGTTTCCGGTGGCGGCAAGAAGCCGTGGCGTCAGAAGGGCACTGGTCGTGCTCGTGCTGGCACCATTCGTAGCCCCATCTGGCGCTCCGGTGGCACCACTTTCGCAGCCAAGCCGCAAGATCACTCCCAGAAGCTCAACAAGAAGATGTACCGCGCAGCTCTGCGCTCCATCCTCGCTGAGCTGGTTCGTCAAGAGCGCCTGGTTGTGGTTGAAGACTTCGCTGTCGATGCACCCAAAACCAAGACTCTGCTGGGCAAGCTGAACGGCTTGGGTCTGACCGACGTGCTGATCGTTTCCGAGGGCGTCGACCAGAACCTGTACCTTGCAGCTCGCAACCTGCCGCACGTTGATGTTCGTGATGTGCAGGGTTCCGACCCGGTCAGCCTGATCGCCTACGACAAGGTGCTCATCACCGTGTCTGCCGTGAAGAAATTCGAGGAGCTGCTGGGATGAACCAGGAACGCGTATTCAAGGTGCTGGTTGGTCCGCACGTCTCCGAGAAAGCCACGATGCTGGCGGACAGCAAGGGCCAATTCGTTTTCAAGGTTGCTACTGATGCAACCAAGCTGGAAATCAAGAAGGCTGTCGAAAGCCTGTTCAGCGTGAAAGTCGCTCGTGTCACCACCCTGAATGTCAAGGGTAAGACCAAGCGCACTGTTCGCGGTCTGGGCAAGCGTAACGACTGGAAGAAGGCGTACATCGCTCTTCAGCCGGGCCAAGATCTCGATTTCGCCAGCAGCGCTGAGTAAAGGGGTGCATCATGGCAATCGTTAAATGCAAGCCGACCTCCGCTGGCCGCCGTTTTGTGGTCAAGGTGGTCAACCAGGAGCTGCACAAAGGCGCTCCTTACGCACCGCTGGTCGAGAAAAAATCGAAATCCGGTGGTCGTAACAACAACGGCCGCATCACCACTCGCCACATTGGTGGTGGTCACAAGCAGCACTACCGTCTGGTCGACTTCCGTCGCAACAAGGATGGCATTCCTGCCACCGTTGAGCGTATCGAATACGATCCGAACCGTACTGCTCACATCGCGCTGCTGAAGTACGCTGACGGCGAGCGCCGCTACATCATCGCTCCGAAAGGCGTGAGTGCTGGCGACCAGCTGATCTCCGGTGTTAACTCGCCGATCAAGGCTGGTAACACCCTGCCGCTGCGCAACATTCCCGTAGGTAGCACCATTCACGGTGTCGAGCTCAAGCCTGGCAAGGGTGCGCAAATCGCCCGTTCCGCTGGCGCTTCTGTTCAGCTGGTTGCCCGCGAAGGCGCCTATGTGACCCTGCGTCTGCGTTCCGGCGAGATGCGTAAAGTGCTGGCTGAGTGCCGTGCGACCCTGGGCGAAGTCTCGAACTCCGAGCACAGCCTGCGTTCGCTGGGTAAAGCTGGTGCCAAGCGTTGGCGTGGTGTTCGCCCGACCGTTCGCGGCGTGGCAATGAACCCGGTAGACCACCCGCATGGTGGTGGTGAAGGTCGTACCTCTGGTGGCCGTCATCCGGTGTCTCCGTGGGGCTTCCCGACCAAGGGTGCGAAGACCCGCGCGAACAAGCGCACCGACAACATGATCGTCCGTCGCCGTAAATAACTGAGGATACGACAGTGCCGCGTTCTCTGAAAAAAGGTCCTTTTATCGATCTTCACCTACTGAAGAAGGTCGAAGTGGCGGTGGAAAAGAATGATCGCAAGCCGGTGAAAACCTGGTCGCGCCGTTCCATCGTACTGCCGCAAATGGTCGGTCTGACCATCGCTGTTCATAACGGTCGTCAACACGTCCCGGTCCTCGTGAACGAAGACATGGTCGGCCACAAACTGGGCGAGTTCGCTGCCACCCGCACCTATCGCGGTCATGCTGCGGACAAGAAAGCCAAGCGTTAAGGGGTAAGGAACGATGGAAGTAGCCGCTAAGCTGTCGGGCGCTCGAATCTCCGCCCAGAAAGCCCGCTTGGTCGCCGACCAGATCCGCGGGAAGAAGGTGGGCGAAGCGCTCAACCTGTTGACTTTCAGCAGCAAGAAAGCCGCTGAAATCATGAAGAAAGTGCTCGAATCGGCCGTGGCCAACGCCGAGCACAACGAAGGCGCAGACGTGGATGACCTGAAGGTTTCCACCGTTTTCGTTAACGAAGGGCGTTCGCTGAAGCGCATCATGCCGCGTGCCAAAG comes from the Pseudomonas sp. TCU-HL1 genome and includes:
- the rpsJ gene encoding 30S ribosomal protein S10 — encoded protein: MQNQQIRIRLKAFDHRLIDQSTQEIVETAKRTGAQVRGPIPLPTRKERYTVLISPHVNKDARDQYEIRTHKRVLDIVQPTDKTVDALMKLDLAAGVEVQISLG
- the rplC gene encoding 50S ribosomal protein L3, producing MTIGVVGRKCGMTRIFTEEGVSIPVTVIEIEPNRVTQFKNEESDGYRAVQVTVGERRASRVTKAQAGHFAKASVAAGRGVWEFRLEEGEYQAGDQITAELFQAGQLVDVTGQSKGKGYAGTIKRWNFRGQDNTHGNSVSHRAPGSIGQCQTPGRVFKGKKMSGHLGAERVTVQSLEVVRVDAERNLLLVKGAVPGATGGDVVVRPAAKARG
- the rplD gene encoding 50S ribosomal protein L4; translated protein: MQLNVNGAQAIEVSERTFGGEFNETLVHQAVVAYMAGGRQGTRAQKTRSEVSGGGKKPWRQKGTGRARAGTIRSPIWRSGGTTFAAKPQDHSQKLNKKMYRAALRSILAELVRQERLVVVEDFAVDAPKTKTLLGKLNGLGLTDVLIVSEGVDQNLYLAARNLPHVDVRDVQGSDPVSLIAYDKVLITVSAVKKFEELLG
- the rplW gene encoding 50S ribosomal protein L23; protein product: MNQERVFKVLVGPHVSEKATMLADSKGQFVFKVATDATKLEIKKAVESLFSVKVARVTTLNVKGKTKRTVRGLGKRNDWKKAYIALQPGQDLDFASSAE
- the rplB gene encoding 50S ribosomal protein L2; the protein is MAIVKCKPTSAGRRFVVKVVNQELHKGAPYAPLVEKKSKSGGRNNNGRITTRHIGGGHKQHYRLVDFRRNKDGIPATVERIEYDPNRTAHIALLKYADGERRYIIAPKGVSAGDQLISGVNSPIKAGNTLPLRNIPVGSTIHGVELKPGKGAQIARSAGASVQLVAREGAYVTLRLRSGEMRKVLAECRATLGEVSNSEHSLRSLGKAGAKRWRGVRPTVRGVAMNPVDHPHGGGEGRTSGGRHPVSPWGFPTKGAKTRANKRTDNMIVRRRK
- the rpsS gene encoding 30S ribosomal protein S19, which translates into the protein MPRSLKKGPFIDLHLLKKVEVAVEKNDRKPVKTWSRRSIVLPQMVGLTIAVHNGRQHVPVLVNEDMVGHKLGEFAATRTYRGHAADKKAKR
- the rplV gene encoding 50S ribosomal protein L22, which gives rise to MEVAAKLSGARISAQKARLVADQIRGKKVGEALNLLTFSSKKAAEIMKKVLESAVANAEHNEGADVDDLKVSTVFVNEGRSLKRIMPRAKGRADRIVKRSCHITVKVADK